One segment of Gordonia terrae DNA contains the following:
- the msrB gene encoding peptide-methionine (R)-S-oxide reductase MsrB, producing the protein MTDSTPSTDAEDLADLTDDQWKQRLTPAEYRVLRQAGTEAPFTGEYTDTKTVGVYRCRACGAELFRSEQKFESHCGWPSFFSPLAGDRIIEVEDNSLGMRRVEVLCANCKSHLGHVFAGEGYDTPTDLRYCINSISLKLESAD; encoded by the coding sequence ATGACCGACAGCACCCCGTCGACCGACGCCGAAGATCTCGCCGATCTCACCGACGACCAGTGGAAGCAGCGCCTGACCCCCGCCGAATACCGGGTCCTGCGCCAGGCAGGCACCGAAGCACCGTTCACCGGCGAGTACACCGACACCAAGACGGTCGGGGTCTACCGGTGCCGCGCCTGCGGCGCCGAGTTGTTCCGCAGCGAGCAGAAGTTCGAATCGCACTGCGGCTGGCCGTCGTTCTTCTCCCCGTTGGCCGGTGACAGGATCATCGAGGTCGAGGACAACTCACTCGGCATGCGGCGTGTCGAGGTGCTCTGCGCGAACTGCAAGAGCCACCTCGGTCACGTCTTCGCCGGTGAGGGTTACGACACCCCCACCGACCTCCGCTACTGCATCAACAGCATCAGCCTCAAGCTGGAGTCCGCCGACTAG
- a CDS encoding glycosyltransferase family 87 protein: MANLDRYLYPPMSAQRIIPMVLWPISLLMVVHRSVFLGVNGDRTDDFKPVYAAAYNFLNNLPVYGENYATVDPHYLYPPSGTLLMAPVAIIDYERARWAFIAVSVIALLICAYLLTRMFGYALDSWVMPTVLFFFFSTETVSHTLIFTNFNSFVLLGLIAFLMLMLNRHDWWAGVPMGLTLAVKPVLAPLMLLPLLNRQWRVFALAIVIPVVLTVVAWPLSVDANDFISRTVPYLGEARDYYNSSIAGNGAYFGVAPWLILLLRAAFVLMAAFSLWFLYRYYRKTNELMWLAVSSGVLLCTTFLVGSLGQGYYSMLLFPLLMTVLLPGSPMRNWPAWLGVYGCMTFDGFYSDRWTAFGWMVEYNKVTWGWSLLMIAVFCSLLFRYLDMRSDGVAGMVPPVRPESDAPRVPAGGIDASADTATSAEDAVGLSKQR, from the coding sequence GTGGCGAATCTCGACAGGTATCTCTATCCACCGATGAGTGCTCAACGGATCATCCCGATGGTCCTGTGGCCGATCAGCCTGCTCATGGTCGTGCACCGCTCGGTGTTCCTGGGTGTCAACGGTGACCGCACCGATGACTTCAAGCCGGTGTACGCCGCCGCCTACAACTTCCTGAACAACCTGCCGGTCTACGGCGAGAACTACGCCACCGTCGACCCGCACTACCTCTACCCGCCGTCGGGCACCCTGCTGATGGCGCCGGTGGCGATCATCGACTACGAGCGCGCCCGCTGGGCCTTCATCGCCGTCAGTGTCATCGCGCTTCTCATCTGCGCCTACCTGCTCACCCGGATGTTCGGCTACGCCCTCGACTCGTGGGTCATGCCGACGGTCCTGTTCTTCTTCTTCAGCACCGAGACCGTCTCGCACACACTGATCTTCACGAACTTCAACTCGTTCGTACTGCTGGGACTGATCGCATTCCTCATGCTGATGCTCAACCGGCACGATTGGTGGGCCGGTGTACCGATGGGATTGACCCTGGCCGTCAAGCCGGTGCTGGCGCCCCTGATGCTCCTGCCGCTGCTCAACCGCCAGTGGCGGGTGTTCGCCCTCGCCATCGTCATCCCGGTCGTCTTGACGGTCGTCGCCTGGCCCCTCTCGGTCGACGCGAACGACTTCATCAGTCGGACGGTCCCGTACCTCGGGGAGGCGCGTGACTACTACAACAGCTCGATCGCCGGCAACGGTGCCTACTTCGGCGTCGCCCCGTGGCTGATCCTGCTGCTGCGCGCGGCGTTCGTGCTGATGGCCGCGTTCTCGCTGTGGTTCCTGTACCGCTACTACCGCAAGACCAACGAGCTGATGTGGCTGGCGGTCTCGTCGGGAGTCCTGCTGTGCACCACGTTCCTGGTCGGTTCGCTCGGTCAGGGCTACTACTCGATGCTCCTGTTCCCGCTGCTCATGACGGTGCTGCTCCCCGGGTCGCCGATGCGCAACTGGCCTGCGTGGCTCGGTGTCTACGGCTGTATGACCTTCGACGGCTTCTACTCCGACCGATGGACGGCGTTCGGCTGGATGGTCGAGTACAACAAGGTCACGTGGGGCTGGTCGCTGCTGATGATCGCGGTGTTCTGCTCGCTGCTGTTCCGATACCTCGACATGAGGTCCGACGGGGTGGCCGGCATGGTGCCACCGGTCCGGCCGGAGTCCGATGCGCCGCGTGTCCCCGCCGGCGGGATCGACGCCTCCGCCGACACGGCCACCAGCGCCGAGGACGCGGTCGGCCTGTCGAAACAGCGCTGA
- a CDS encoding alpha/beta hydrolase produces the protein MPRAHTPAVGVGPRTRPRALAGVVAGAIAAIVLSSCAVGPDRGPDLIPGGGGQQGPAPSSSTAPPVPALAAPKTDLAWSDCAAETTERYGVARPEGVTIECAEYDSPIDRDKPDGEAVSIAVTRARTAETPPDAAPLVLTSGSDLPSSRTLMVMTAGPGRALLASHPVVAVDHRGIPLSTDIDCMTRLERETIANNGLTERGTTTDARISRLASAASSASDGCTETLTPYQLSFGATNAAADLESLRQRWGVEHLGLIGAGEGSDVVLAFASLYGGRAGRIILDTPTPFGANARDRALAQARGVQVALQGFAQRCSALGGCALGTNGVATMTRVLTKARAGELPSLSDTAALNAITTTLALASDRPQSLLDLADAIAAADRGQTAALVRLADRAATLRLPDGALVSRCNDVTGPVGQNEVPGLVDAWSKQNPLTGADSALSLVRCNGWASGNPVRPPTSLPADPLILNGTRDPINGGEGAAALVPLFMNADAEPVTVAWDGLGFSVLGRSACAAEVVTEYVDRAPLQGPTQRGCPT, from the coding sequence ATGCCAAGAGCGCACACCCCGGCCGTCGGCGTAGGACCACGCACCCGTCCGAGGGCTCTCGCGGGTGTCGTCGCCGGCGCGATCGCGGCGATCGTCCTGTCCTCCTGTGCCGTCGGCCCCGATCGCGGACCGGACCTGATCCCGGGTGGCGGCGGCCAGCAGGGGCCTGCCCCGTCCTCGTCGACCGCCCCGCCGGTGCCGGCGCTCGCGGCGCCGAAGACCGATCTGGCGTGGAGTGACTGTGCCGCCGAGACGACCGAACGGTACGGGGTGGCACGTCCGGAGGGCGTGACCATCGAGTGCGCCGAGTACGACTCGCCCATCGACCGCGACAAGCCGGACGGCGAAGCGGTCTCGATCGCGGTGACCCGCGCCCGGACGGCCGAGACGCCACCCGATGCCGCGCCGCTCGTCCTCACCTCCGGCTCGGACCTGCCGTCGTCGCGAACCCTGATGGTCATGACGGCCGGACCGGGACGGGCGCTCCTCGCGTCGCACCCGGTGGTCGCGGTCGACCATCGCGGGATCCCACTCAGCACCGACATCGACTGCATGACCCGACTCGAACGCGAGACGATCGCGAACAACGGCCTCACCGAGCGAGGGACGACCACCGACGCGCGGATCTCCCGGCTCGCATCGGCAGCGTCGTCGGCGTCCGACGGCTGTACCGAGACACTCACCCCGTACCAGTTGAGTTTCGGGGCGACGAACGCCGCCGCAGATCTCGAGTCCCTTCGTCAGCGCTGGGGGGTCGAACACCTCGGACTCATCGGCGCCGGCGAGGGTTCCGATGTCGTGCTCGCCTTCGCCTCCCTGTACGGCGGGCGCGCCGGGCGGATCATCCTGGACACCCCGACGCCGTTCGGCGCGAACGCGCGCGACCGCGCCCTGGCACAGGCGCGGGGCGTCCAGGTGGCGCTGCAGGGCTTCGCACAGCGCTGTTCGGCGCTTGGCGGCTGCGCCCTCGGCACCAACGGAGTCGCGACGATGACCCGCGTGCTGACCAAGGCGCGCGCAGGCGAGCTCCCCTCCCTGTCGGACACCGCCGCGCTCAACGCGATCACGACGACCCTCGCCCTCGCCTCGGACCGGCCGCAGTCACTCCTCGACCTCGCCGACGCGATCGCGGCCGCCGACCGCGGGCAGACCGCCGCGCTCGTCCGTCTCGCCGATCGCGCCGCCACCCTCCGGCTTCCCGACGGCGCCCTGGTCTCCCGGTGCAACGACGTCACCGGACCGGTCGGCCAGAACGAGGTGCCGGGTCTCGTGGACGCGTGGTCGAAGCAGAACCCTCTCACCGGGGCCGACAGCGCGCTCTCGCTCGTCCGGTGCAACGGCTGGGCCTCGGGCAATCCGGTCCGGCCGCCCACGTCGCTGCCGGCCGACCCGTTGATCCTCAACGGGACACGCGACCCGATCAACGGCGGCGAGGGAGCCGCCGCCCTGGTCCCGCTGTTCATGAACGCCGACGCCGAACCGGTGACGGTCGCCTGGGACGGACTGGGGTTCTCGGTGCTGGGCCGAAGCGCCTGTGCCGCCGAGGTGGTCACCGAGTATGTCGACCGGGCCCCGCTGCAGGGCCCGACCCAACGCGGCTGTCCGACCTGA